The genomic DNA CAGCCCCCCTGACCATAACATAACAACTACACACatcaaacagtaaaacactgtaATCAAGGTAACTTACAGGTTCATGAACACCTGAAGTGGCCAGGAGAAAGCAGGAGAGCGGTGTCTCAGGAGAGCAGTGCACCAGGTGCTTCAGAAGTGAGTGATCTTATCTCATGAGCTTAATTCACTTGATTAGTGGGTAGACTGGTTATCTGTATGGCTCCATCCAGTGGAGGactggtttgttgtttgttgttcacAGGAAGAATTCTCAACAGCTGCCCCGACAGGggtgtttgtgagtgtttgtccAGGATTAATTCCTCAGTCAGATGAGGTAATTGTACAGGCGAGTACGGCAGAGCCACTGGTCTGGTATGAGTTTTGTCCGTATGTCTGCTGCTATGATGCAGCCATCAGGGCTTGGGAGAAGTTTGAGGATCAATCACAAGGATGACAGCATCCATCTCTAAAATTCTCTGGAGGCTTCTGCCATTTGTGGCGTGATTGTAATGTAAGCAGATCGGAATATTTTTCACCGATCTTATCTTTCTCTCCTGTACACCTCCTAAATGGGCAGACTTTGGTGCACTGAACTTAAAGGTGAGTTGGTAGTTATTGAGTTTGTCTCCAATATCTGTGACGTGTCCTATAACTCCGTGTTGGCCCCACGGACGTTGGTGTCTGCTAGAAGCTCTGCTGGTATGCCTCTGCAGGCAATGAGTCGATGTAGAGCAAGAAGAAAGAAATCCAAATCCATAGAGTTCAGGAACTCCAGGTGAACTGCACGGGCTTTAAGACAGGAAGACTGGCGGCATGTGACAGCCTGCCAATACCACACCACCTCTATGACAGCCAGGTGAGGCTGGATCCAGAACATTTTGTAACTGTATGGGATGATGTGGTTTACATCCCATGCCAAGGTGGTTTCACTTTTCCGTCTACCTTACTCTCCCATTCTTCAACCCCATGGAGGTATTCTTTTCCTCATGGAGGTAGGAAGTTTATGACCACTGTCCACATGGTCAGATGTCCGGCTTGGGCACAAGAAATGCCGGATGTCTGGACACATCTGAGGAACGTTATCGGGTATACATGCAAAAAGATTGTTTCCCGGGCATATTGCAAGAGATGATAGAAGTTGTGATGTGATGAAAACCTGTGACCAAATGCAGAAGACAGGACTGAAGAGCACTCAATACTAGTATGTATAGTGAAAATGTATTGCTTTAATAACCTTAATGTTATGATTCCTTTTGTGCACTTGGAATTACTCTGTAAAAAAGCCAATTGAAGCATATTGCAACATTTCTGATAAATCTCTGCAACATATACTGCAAAAGAGCACAACCCATGCAGTAAAGAAGTGAGCCCATCTTTGTTGTAATGTGGCTAACTAATTGACTAAAGGACGAACgaacaaactaaataaataaataattctttTACAAAGACAATAAGTCGAAGGTTGATGTTCTGGCAGACAAGTTGATCCTGAGATGTGCAAagttttatttgcatttgtacAATTAGGATGTGAGGTTAACTGTGGTTACAATATTTGAAAAAGAATGTGACTTAGCAATTGTAAAAACTGTATATCTTAGTAACAATAGCTCTAATGTGGAGGACATGAGTTCCCCCGACTCTACGCTCTGCTTACTCTACAAGAAACTGCTGTATCGTCTTGTCTTCCAGTGAGTGAGGGGTTAAATGGGACTGTGCTCATGGAGCGTCCGTGGCCAGAGGCAGAAAAGTGGCTACTGGTGGCTGTACTGGGACTGGAAATGGTCATGGGAGTTGTGGGAAACTGTCTTGTTCTACTGGTCAAAGTCACGGTAAGGTTGGTGACCGCAGTGTGCCTTGGTTGAAATGGACCCTTGGTTGTAAGCCAACATACGGTACGTCTACTTCTGttcttctgtctttcatttGCAGTGCAGGGGTCAGTTCTGCTGTCGCTATTGGCTTCCCTTCATCAGTCTCACCTTGTCAGATTTCGGTACAGTTTCCACAGTTTTCTCTCAACCATCCTCAATTTTTCATTCGATTCTAGCATCGTGACATCGTGACGCATTTGTGACATCTCAGTACAGGAAGTCAGCATTTCTCCTAATGCATCCCTGTGATGTGCAGGCTGCTCTCTCCTCATCATCTCAGGCTCTCTCTTGGCCATGCTGacgggaggtcagaggtcgccGTGGTGTGAGGTCGTCAGCCTGCTGAAGTTTgccttcatcacctcctccataGGAAGTATAGGTATCACACAgtcctacacacacagtcatagaGACGTGTCTTCATGATCTGCATACAGTAACAGTCCTACATTATATTCATGATCCCTGATCATGGAAGATTTATTGATCCAACTTTAAGTTTaattctgtgtttcttttttctggtTAACACATCTCGAATCATTAGTCACTGTCTTGAAGATTGTAGACTGGAGTTACACTTTATTCTTCAAATTCAAAACCCAAAATATCTTAAATTTTTGCAGCTGGCTGGGAAGAAATTCCTTTTTCCAATGAACTCCAGGAATCCAGTGTGAATGCAAATTTGTCTACTGATGGTCCCATGATTACTCTGGCATGCGTGGGCTCACACGTACAGGCATGGATCTGGCtcagtcactgtgttttctcactTTGATTTAATGTCAAACAATTCCATGAAGCCATCCCATCTGTCAAAGGGTTGCTATGACATAGAGAAAGTGTCCGTACAGACATGCAGAAATGTTGAACCACACCAGAGAAGAAAGCAGCATCAGTCTTTCATGATACATTAACATCCTCTGATGCAACTACCAGCTTTAATACTTTCAGTGTGACAGTAGTAGCCATAGCAACACTGTATTGGTGCTATTTTAGCAGGCAAAAGTCTCAAATTCCTTTGATGCAGTCAGTTTGAGGGCTAGTTTTATTCCTTTACAGCTATCCTCTGTGTGCAGCGGCTGATCGGCGTGGCCTCCACAGGAAGTGTTCCCTTTGTCGTCATGGTGACGGCATGTGTGGCTTCCTGGCTGACAGGGGTGGTGTTTGGGAGTGTCCCTGTTGTCTACGCCTGGATCAAGTATGTAGTTTGTTTAGTGCTTTCACTTAATTCTGTCACATCTATGTTGAATCAAATCACAATGAATTTATACTCACAtgcaaaatcacacacactttaacataGGATTAAATTCTTAGGTGCCTAGCAACAGAACTAATCTAACAGATTAGAAATGTGCACGATAAAGGTGAATCTAACTACTAATAGTAGATGGATCTGGTAAATAGATCAAATGAGTTAGAAATGAACAACAACATTATCAGGAATGATTTTCAATGTTGagtttaagaaaaataaaattgtgaAACAATACAGCCAGTAATGAAATccacaaaaatgaaacataaccatttcaaaataatatgtaataatgtaatacgTGGTGatggtcagtcagtcaatcaatgtCTATTTATATAGTACCATTTCATAACAAAAGTTGCCCGAGGATACTTTTAAAAAGCAGGCCAACACCaaactattttatttacagAGATCAAATGGCTCGAGAAACCCCACATGAGCAATGTTGGTGCAGTAGAGAAGAATGGGGGAAAAAGGCAGTGATGCCTTGGCGCTTGCAGGCCTGCTCTACAATCGGCCACAGAAAGACGTAGTTGTGGTCAGATTTGCTGACAGCAGTGACAGACTGTGCTTTGTACCCATCCTTGAACTGTGTGCATCAGTGGTCCCTGGTGAATCTCCAGTCAGAGATCAGCTCTGCTGAAATCCCTGGCCATGATGGTGGCTGGTTAGCTTGGGAACTAAGGAGGTCATGATGTAGCTCAGACAGAGCAATGACGATGTGAGTGCTGCGCTGATGATCAATGAGTTGAACCCCTGGcggagattaaaaaaaaaaaaaaaaaaaaggctggatATATGGTGGTCAGAGCTCTGGGTTAGGTGAACAGGAgcacaccctccctcccccatcaTTGATTCCATAAGGCTGAGGATGTCACATATGTCTCTCTGGTACTTTATCATGGCTCTGAGGTCATCCAGAGTGTTCTCCGGAGACTGGAGCTCAGCTGATAGGATACAGGGCAAATGGTGCCCTGTTTCTCCTGGAGCCTTCCTTTGTCTTCAGGCTTGCACATTCTGTGTTGTTGTCCctgacatttatgttttatgtgtgaatatatacatataattgAAGCGAAACTAAAGAGTagaataaaaatgcaaaaaaaaaaaacccaaattaaAAGTAATTGAGCGAAGCAGGAATGACGGCTGGTTTACTCAGCAGCACCGTCTTATCGTCTTTAGCTCCACCGTGTCTTGTTTTCCC from Pempheris klunzingeri isolate RE-2024b chromosome 3, fPemKlu1.hap1, whole genome shotgun sequence includes the following:
- the LOC139222768 gene encoding LOW QUALITY PROTEIN: pinopsin (The sequence of the model RefSeq protein was modified relative to this genomic sequence to represent the inferred CDS: substituted 1 base at 1 genomic stop codon); the encoded protein is MGRLWCTELKVSEGLNGTVLMERPWPEAEKWLLVAVLGLEMVMGVVGNCLVLLVKVTCRGQFCCRYWLPFISLTLSDFVQEVSISPNASLXCAGCSLLIISGSLLAMLTGGQRSPWCEVVSLLKFAFITSSIGSIAILCVQRLIGVASTGSVPFVVMVTACVASWLTGVVFGSVPVVYAWIKYDPAEMLCAVFWESSYSDMLLYILCAFSICIFLPFLLIVFCSLLSATGYRLSCSREDEADLCAVTPLLVASYILCYTPFVVSELILLGRMDLSPAPDWLRTLSSVMSYLDCGLNPLIYCSHQDFREAGLALLWTDRKPSSEPVLTAVTKHDL